Sequence from the Amaranthus tricolor cultivar Red isolate AtriRed21 chromosome 1, ASM2621246v1, whole genome shotgun sequence genome:
tatatataataattataaaaatacatgtttttttcatttcaatCTGATTATATTCATGCCTAATTCTTACAGGTTTCACCATTCACGAAATGCTCAAATCATAAAGCACACATTAATATCATCAGGTAACacgtttattaaaatattatattatatacaaatctTAATcagattgtattttttttaattgattaatttattttccttgTATTTTATGACTACAGAATGTATTATTGACTAAATTATGTGATAAGAACTTTTATCATGAATTATGGGACATGATCCTGAACCAGAAGTAATCGATTACTTCTATTATCGAAtgcaaaatgaaaatatatattatgtactaaAATATGATTTATTTACAGGTAATAAATATATACTACCACTGTACCTGTGAGAAAGATAAGCAGGCCGAAAAGGAAGTTGTTGATACTGAAATGCATAATTACCCTGATGTCGTACAGATGGAGAGAATGGAACATTCTAGATCATATGAAAATGATACTCCCATGAAGGCAGAAGAAGATGTTGGTTTAAAAGAGGTGGCTAATGAGAAGCATTCTATGGTTAGTATTCCTGGCATGGTTGGGAAGGAGTTCATGAAATGTTTGAAGCGTACAAGGAGATTTCGTGTTCCGGCTGTTAGACGTATTTATATGAGGAAACATAAGGAAATCGTCCCTGAAATGGTTATGAGGAAGGCATTTCCAAGTCTTATTTGGGTATTGCCAAATGGCCGTCAAATTCATAAAGTAAAGCCAGTCAACCAACACAGTAATCCAAGTTGTAGCATGTATCATGTACAACTAAGACAATGGGAGAAGAACAAAAGCAGTCAAGCTAAATCGAGTAGCTAGTTCATTAATGAGTCACTATAACGATAGATACACGTATAAGGAGATACACAATccatatccatatatatatatatatatatatatatatatatatatatatatatatatatatatatatatatgacaatTAATCAGATTTATGCTCTTGGAAGCAATTTATCTTAATTATGAGATAAATGTTGGAGTATTATAGAATTGGAAAAAGAGACTTGcacatggtttttattgattttgaaacAGTATATTATAAGGTATCAATATAAGTACTTTAGTGGACAATGACAAAGAAGGGTATTCTCATGAAATACATTGATATAGTGTGAGATGTACATCGAGaagtaaaaatgaaaaagaacgTACATTTGGAGGGGCAAAATAGGATTTTTCAATCACAATTGGTCTTGATCAAGGCTTGGCTctgagctttttttttttttttttccaacgTTCCTTGATGAGATAAGTAGATCGATACTAGGAGACATTTCTAGGTGCATGTTGTTTGTTGATGACATTGTTTTGATAGATGAGAATAGAAAGAGGGTGAATGctaagttataataataaaaacaagaatTAGAGTCACAAGGTTTCAAATTAAGTCGAACTAGACAGAGTACATAGAGTGTAACCTTAGCACAAACGAAATACTAAGATCAGAGGCACTGTACAActaaaagagaaataaattacttCAAATAGTTAAGAGTCCATATTTCAAACTAGTGGGTGCGGACATCTAATAAAATGTAACCCATAGAATTAATGGTGGGTAGCAAAAATGGAGAACAACTACAAGAATGTATTATGTGAATGTCCTTAAGCTTAAAGGGAAAGTTTAATTGATCGGCCATTAGACCAGCACTAGTATATGGATCAAAATGTTCGGCTTTTCAAAAGTCTTATAGTAGAAAGATTAAAGTAGTAGAAATGCAAATGTTTTGATGAATGATTAGACATACCTTAAAAGATAGAATTCGAAACGAAAGTATAAGAATGGTTTAAgagttgcaaatattgaggAAAAAGTGAGAAAATATTCtttaagatggtttggacaCATGTAAAGACGTTGAATTAGAAAACTAGTGAGAAAGTTGGAAAGTCGAAGCTCGAGAAGATTAAGAAGAGGGCGAGAAAGACCAAATATGGCTTAGAAGACGGTAGTTAAAAATGACATGAAGAATCTggatttacaaattaaaatgatattAAATAAATGGAGAAGAATGTTTATGACCTCTACATATCTTTcactaaatttattataatatttttatacatttttttaataactttataaaagtatttttttactAGTTGTGGTCTCCAcatttttttcactaacttttatttaatatttttttaatatttatagtctCCACTTTTTCTCTATCAAATTTATTCACTATattaaagattttattttattaattcttGTTAACATTTATGGTAAGAacttcattaaaaaatgaaaaaggtataaaatagttttaaaaaaaacattttttcaagttaaaaaaaatgacCAATTGAAAATCAGCTAATTTtttaagagaccgtctctttgagagataaATTTCAAGCGCAGTCCATTAAAAGATTGATGTCTAGATATCGTATTTTTAAAGcataattacattatttttcaTCCTTaattaccgtatccttaatgcatacttttaatattttaaatgtctacttacattatttttaatatctatttataatattttaaaaaatatataatagtcGGACAACAATTTGTGATTGAAAATTGGAATTCACATCTTGCGGTCGGAAGAGAGTGACACATCGTGCCAGCTTGCAACCGGCACTAAAACCCGATTATTTAAATATGGTGCGAAAAGGGTAAAGAAAACAAGAGAGAAGATACGGCGTGAAAATCGGAATTCAAACCAATAAAATTTCAATCGGCTCTCACACCTTTCCACAATTCCTTTTCTCTGATTTTTTTTCCtgttcttcttctccattctcTCTGTCATTACTCCCTTTGTTTCGTCAGAAACATGGCGACAGTTGTTCCTACG
This genomic interval carries:
- the LOC130815325 gene encoding uncharacterized protein LOC130815325 isoform X2, translated to MERMEHSRSYENDTPMKAEEDVGLKEVANEKHSMVSIPGMVGKEFMKCLKRTRRFRVPAVRRIYMRKHKEIVPEMVMRKAFPSLIWVLPNGRQIHKVKPVNQHSNPSCSMYHVQLRQWEKNKSSQAKSSS
- the LOC130815325 gene encoding uncharacterized protein LOC130815325 isoform X1 produces the protein MHNYPDVVQMERMEHSRSYENDTPMKAEEDVGLKEVANEKHSMVSIPGMVGKEFMKCLKRTRRFRVPAVRRIYMRKHKEIVPEMVMRKAFPSLIWVLPNGRQIHKVKPVNQHSNPSCSMYHVQLRQWEKNKSSQAKSSS